Proteins co-encoded in one Desulfofundulus luciae genomic window:
- a CDS encoding oxaloacetate decarboxylase subunit alpha has translation MTGTRKVKITDTTLRDGHQSLLATRMRIEHMLPICEKIDQVGFHSLEVWGGATFDACMRFLNEDPWERLRILRRHLKTPLQMLLRGQNVVGYRHYPDDVLTEFIKRTVYNGLDIFRIFDALNDVRNMQKAIEVVKQEGAHAQATVVYTISPVHDLEYYVKTAKTLEEMGADSICLKDMAGILAPQPAYEIIKEWKSVLKIPVQLHCHYTSGMASMAYLRAIDAGVDVIDCAISTMALQTSQPATETMVAALQGTPYDTGLDLKLLSEIAEYFKEVRKHYKEFDVASPSVDVNVMIYQIPGGMMSNFISQLSQQNALHRLPEVLEELPRVRKEFGYPPLVTPSSQIVGTQAVLNVLLGRYKLPTNEVKQYMRGYYGQPPAPVDEEVRKMIIGDEKPITCRPADLLEPGLPAARKEAAPYMQKEEDVLSVALFPQVAPQFLKERLAKKLKVDLELAAQGSEFYPA, from the coding sequence ATGACCGGAACGCGCAAGGTAAAAATCACCGACACCACCCTGCGGGACGGCCACCAGTCCCTGCTGGCCACCCGTATGCGCATAGAACACATGTTGCCCATTTGTGAAAAAATAGATCAGGTGGGTTTTCATTCCCTGGAAGTCTGGGGTGGAGCAACCTTTGACGCGTGCATGCGCTTTCTCAATGAAGACCCGTGGGAGCGGCTGCGCATCCTGCGCCGCCACCTAAAGACTCCCTTGCAAATGCTCCTGCGAGGGCAAAACGTGGTGGGCTATAGACACTACCCCGATGACGTGCTCACCGAATTTATTAAAAGGACGGTTTACAACGGCCTGGATATCTTCCGGATCTTCGATGCTTTAAACGACGTACGCAACATGCAAAAGGCCATCGAGGTGGTTAAACAGGAGGGTGCCCACGCCCAGGCAACAGTGGTATATACCATCAGCCCGGTACACGACCTGGAGTACTACGTAAAAACCGCCAAGACCCTGGAGGAGATGGGAGCCGATTCCATTTGTCTCAAGGATATGGCGGGTATTCTGGCTCCCCAACCGGCCTACGAGATCATCAAAGAGTGGAAATCGGTACTGAAGATACCGGTGCAGCTCCACTGCCATTATACCAGCGGTATGGCCTCCATGGCCTACCTGCGGGCCATAGACGCGGGTGTAGATGTCATCGACTGTGCCATTTCCACCATGGCACTGCAAACCTCCCAGCCCGCCACTGAAACCATGGTGGCCGCCCTGCAGGGTACGCCCTATGATACGGGGCTCGATCTCAAGCTGCTTTCGGAAATTGCCGAGTATTTCAAGGAAGTGCGCAAGCATTATAAGGAATTTGATGTGGCCTCACCGAGCGTGGATGTCAATGTCATGATTTATCAAATCCCCGGCGGCATGATGTCCAACTTTATTTCCCAGCTAAGCCAGCAAAACGCCCTCCACCGCCTGCCCGAGGTGTTGGAGGAACTGCCCCGGGTGCGTAAGGAGTTTGGCTACCCGCCCCTGGTGACCCCTTCCAGCCAGATTGTGGGTACCCAGGCCGTGCTTAACGTGTTGCTGGGCCGCTATAAACTGCCCACCAACGAAGTTAAACAATATATGCGGGGATACTATGGCCAGCCACCGGCGCCGGTAGATGAGGAAGTGCGTAAGATGATTATTGGCGACGAAAAGCCCATCACCTGCCGGCCGGCGGACTTGTTGGAGCCCGGTTTGCCTGCGGCCCGTAAGGAAGCGGCTCCCTACATGCAAAAGGAGGAAGATGTCCTCTCGGTGGCCCTCTTCCCGCAGGTCGCGCCCCAGTTTCTGAAAGAGCGTCTGGCCAAAAAGCTAAAAGTAGACCTGGAACTGGCCGCCCAGGGCAGCGAATTCTACCCCGCTTAA
- the mdh gene encoding malate dehydrogenase has product MKRKKITIVGAGNVGATCAHWAAAKELGDIVLIDVVEGIPQGKALDLMEAAPVEGFDAIITGTNNYEDTRDSDVVIITAGIARKPGMSRDDLLATNCKIVRSVTEQVVKYSPNAYIIVVTNPLDVMTYVALKTSGFPPNRVFGMSGVLDSARFRTFVALELGISFEDVTTFVMGGHGDDMVPLVRYTYAGGIPIEKLIPAERIAAMVERTRKGGAEIVNYLKTGSAFYAPGASVVQMVEAVLKDKKRILPVAAYLQGEYGYHDIYLGVPAIIGGGGVEKVLEIELTPEEKAALDKSANSVRKLMEVLPQL; this is encoded by the coding sequence TTGAAAAGAAAAAAGATAACCATTGTTGGGGCTGGAAATGTAGGAGCTACCTGCGCCCACTGGGCTGCAGCCAAGGAACTGGGCGATATCGTGCTCATTGACGTGGTGGAGGGAATTCCCCAGGGTAAAGCCCTGGACCTTATGGAAGCGGCGCCGGTGGAAGGCTTTGATGCCATAATTACCGGTACCAACAACTATGAAGATACCAGGGACTCCGACGTGGTGATAATTACCGCCGGCATTGCCCGCAAGCCGGGGATGAGCCGGGATGACCTGCTGGCCACCAACTGCAAAATCGTCCGGTCAGTTACCGAACAGGTGGTCAAGTATTCACCCAACGCCTACATCATTGTGGTGACCAACCCCCTGGATGTAATGACCTACGTGGCCTTAAAAACCAGCGGCTTCCCGCCCAACCGGGTGTTCGGTATGTCCGGCGTCCTGGACTCCGCCCGCTTCCGCACCTTTGTGGCCCTGGAACTGGGGATTTCCTTTGAGGATGTGACCACCTTTGTCATGGGCGGCCACGGGGATGACATGGTGCCCCTGGTGCGGTACACCTACGCCGGTGGCATTCCCATTGAAAAGCTGATTCCCGCCGAGCGCATTGCGGCCATGGTGGAACGGACCCGCAAGGGTGGCGCTGAAATTGTTAATTATTTAAAGACCGGCAGTGCCTTTTATGCTCCCGGTGCCTCCGTGGTACAAATGGTGGAGGCCGTGTTAAAGGATAAGAAACGGATATTGCCGGTGGCCGCCTATCTGCAGGGGGAATACGGTTACCATGATATTTATTTGGGTGTGCCGGCCATTATCGGCGGGGGTGGCGTGGAAAAGGTCCTGGAAATCGAGCTTACGCCCGAAGAAAAGGCCGCCCTGGATAAGTCCGCAAATTCCGTGCGCAAGTTGATGGAGGTATTGCCGCAGCTTTAA
- a CDS encoding biotin/lipoyl-containing protein has translation MRKFKVLVNGEPFEVQVQEIQEAAAPPSVKLVQSRPPAPPAPPAQAAPPPAATAPPAQAPAPAAAPAAPQPAAPAGAGTVTAPMPGNINAVKVKVGDQVKAGDPLVILEAMKMENEITAPVAGTVKEVRVKPGQTVNNGDVLVIIG, from the coding sequence ATGAGAAAATTTAAAGTGCTGGTGAACGGAGAACCTTTTGAAGTTCAGGTACAAGAAATTCAAGAGGCAGCCGCCCCGCCAAGCGTTAAGCTGGTACAAAGTCGCCCGCCTGCTCCACCGGCCCCGCCGGCCCAGGCCGCACCTCCACCGGCAGCCACCGCCCCCCCGGCACAGGCGCCGGCACCGGCTGCCGCTCCTGCCGCCCCTCAACCGGCAGCTCCGGCCGGAGCAGGAACGGTTACCGCTCCCATGCCGGGGAATATCAATGCGGTCAAGGTAAAAGTGGGGGACCAGGTCAAGGCGGGGGATCCCCTGGTGATCCTGGAAGCAATGAAGATGGAAAACGAAATTACTGCCCCGGTAGCTGGAACGGTGAAAGAGGTACGGGTGAAACCGGGACAGACGGTAAACAACGGCGATGTGCTGGTAATCATAGGTTAA
- a CDS encoding acyl-CoA carboxylase subunit beta, producing MGMQEKLEQLRQLRKQIHAGGGPKRIEKQHEAGKKTARERIKMFFDPGTFVEINTFAGDPDISNLKNPGEGVVTGYGKVDGRKVYIFAQDFTVAGGSLGRIHAAKICHVLDLAMKTGAPVVGLNDSGGARIQEGVDALNGYGEIFFRNTIASGVIPQISVIMGPCAGGAVYSPALTDFIFMVQGTSQMFITGPQVIKAVTGEEVTMETLGGAATHNQTSGVAHFMAPDEETCLQMVRLLLSYLPSNNLEEPPLYAPQEPAGDPEELLQIIPDNPNMSYDVRRIINLIVDGGQFFEVQPLYARNAVIGFARINGQAVGIVANQPDYLAGCLDINASDKISRFVRFCDCFNLPLITFMDVPGFLPGTAQEYGGIIRHGAKMLYAYSEATVPKITIILRKAYGGAYLAMCSSSLRADAVFAWPTAEIAVMGPEGAVNIIYRKEIAEAENPMEMRAKLTAEYREKFANPYVASARGYIEDVIDPRDTRSRIIVTLESLAGKRETRPRKKHGNMPV from the coding sequence TTGGGTATGCAGGAAAAGCTGGAACAGCTAAGGCAGTTGCGCAAGCAAATCCATGCGGGCGGTGGGCCAAAACGCATCGAGAAGCAGCACGAGGCTGGTAAGAAAACCGCCCGGGAACGGATTAAAATGTTCTTTGACCCCGGTACCTTCGTTGAAATAAATACTTTTGCCGGTGATCCCGACATTTCCAACCTCAAAAACCCCGGCGAAGGCGTTGTTACCGGCTACGGTAAAGTTGACGGGCGCAAGGTATACATCTTTGCCCAGGACTTTACGGTGGCAGGAGGTTCCCTGGGACGGATCCATGCCGCCAAGATTTGTCATGTACTGGATCTGGCCATGAAGACTGGTGCTCCCGTGGTCGGTCTAAATGATTCCGGCGGAGCGCGCATTCAGGAGGGCGTGGATGCCCTTAACGGTTACGGTGAAATTTTCTTCCGGAACACCATTGCCTCCGGGGTAATCCCCCAGATTTCCGTGATCATGGGACCATGTGCGGGAGGAGCGGTGTATTCCCCGGCGTTGACTGACTTCATTTTTATGGTCCAGGGTACCAGCCAGATGTTTATTACGGGACCCCAGGTAATCAAGGCAGTTACCGGTGAAGAGGTGACCATGGAGACCCTGGGTGGGGCGGCCACCCATAACCAGACCAGCGGCGTAGCCCACTTTATGGCCCCCGACGAAGAAACCTGCCTCCAGATGGTTCGCCTTTTGTTGAGTTACCTGCCTTCCAACAACCTGGAGGAGCCCCCCCTGTATGCTCCCCAGGAGCCGGCGGGCGATCCGGAAGAACTGTTGCAGATCATCCCCGATAACCCGAATATGTCCTACGACGTGCGCAGAATAATCAATCTCATTGTGGATGGCGGGCAGTTTTTTGAAGTGCAGCCCCTCTATGCCCGCAACGCGGTAATTGGTTTTGCGCGGATAAATGGACAGGCGGTGGGGATAGTAGCAAACCAGCCCGACTACCTGGCCGGCTGCCTGGATATCAACGCTTCCGACAAGATCAGCCGTTTCGTCCGTTTCTGTGACTGCTTTAATCTTCCCCTGATTACCTTTATGGATGTGCCCGGTTTCCTGCCCGGAACGGCCCAGGAATATGGCGGGATTATCCGGCACGGGGCCAAGATGCTCTACGCATACTCCGAAGCCACCGTACCCAAGATCACCATTATTCTGAGAAAAGCTTACGGGGGAGCTTACCTGGCCATGTGCAGCAGCTCCCTGCGGGCCGATGCCGTCTTTGCCTGGCCTACCGCCGAAATTGCCGTCATGGGGCCAGAGGGAGCTGTCAATATCATCTACCGGAAAGAAATTGCCGAGGCGGAAAACCCCATGGAAATGCGGGCCAAGCTGACTGCCGAGTACCGGGAGAAGTTTGCCAATCCTTATGTAGCCAGCGCCAGGGGTTATATAGAGGATGTAATTGACCCGAGGGATACCCGGTCGCGTATTATCGTCACCCTGGAGTCGCTGGCCGGCAAGCGGGAAACGAGACCCCGTAAGAAGCACGGCAACATGCCGGTATAG
- the mce gene encoding methylmalonyl-CoA epimerase — protein MIGIKKIDHIGIAVKDLARAIEFYEGLLGLKVTGTEVVEEQKVKVAFLPTGDSEVELLESTTPDGPIARFIEKNGEGIQHIAFRVENLEQALEELKAKGVRLIDEKPRRGAGGARIAFLHPKSTFGTLVELCERDN, from the coding sequence GTGATCGGGATCAAAAAAATCGATCACATTGGCATTGCCGTTAAGGACCTGGCCAGGGCCATTGAGTTTTACGAGGGCCTTTTAGGGTTGAAGGTAACAGGTACCGAAGTGGTGGAGGAGCAAAAGGTAAAGGTTGCCTTCTTGCCTACCGGCGACAGTGAAGTGGAGCTTCTGGAGTCCACTACCCCTGACGGGCCCATTGCCCGGTTTATTGAGAAAAATGGCGAGGGTATCCAGCACATCGCCTTCCGGGTGGAAAATCTTGAGCAGGCGCTGGAGGAATTAAAAGCCAAGGGTGTGCGGCTCATTGATGAAAAGCCTCGCCGGGGTGCCGGGGGAGCAAGGATTGCTTTTCTTCATCCCAAGTCCACCTTTGGCACGCTGGTGGAATTGTGCGAGCGTGACAATTAA
- a CDS encoding cobalamin B12-binding domain-containing protein has product MSERPIRVLIAKPGLDGHDRGAKVIAQALRDAGMEVIYTGLRQTPEQIVEAALQEDVQVVGLSILSGAHMHLFPAVVEGLRAQGADDILVVGGGIIPDEDIPLLKEAGIAEIFGPGTPTTEIIRFIREEVAKRTQKEEGKQ; this is encoded by the coding sequence ATGAGTGAACGGCCCATTCGGGTCCTGATAGCCAAACCAGGCCTGGACGGTCATGACCGGGGGGCCAAGGTTATTGCCCAGGCCCTGCGGGATGCCGGAATGGAAGTTATTTATACCGGCTTGCGGCAGACTCCCGAGCAAATTGTGGAAGCAGCCCTCCAGGAGGATGTGCAGGTGGTGGGCCTGAGCATTCTCTCCGGCGCGCACATGCACCTCTTCCCGGCGGTGGTGGAGGGATTGCGGGCCCAGGGAGCTGATGACATACTGGTAGTGGGCGGGGGGATCATCCCCGATGAGGATATCCCTCTCTTAAAAGAAGCCGGGATCGCGGAAATTTTTGGCCCCGGCACCCCCACAACGGAGATTATCCGCTTTATCCGGGAGGAAGTGGCGAAAAGGACCCAGAAAGAGGAGGGAAAACAGTGA
- a CDS encoding acyl-CoA mutase large subunit family protein gives MFEKEKLESIRASAKEYRERLEAQVKKRPERQAGFVTDSGIEIKTLYTPEDIADLDYERDLGFPGSYPFTRGVQPNMYRGRLWTMRQYAGFGTAEETNARFRYLLEQGQTGLSVAFDLPTQIGYDSDHPLARGEVGKVGVAIDSLEDMETLFEGIPLDKVSTSMTINSPAAILLAMYIAVAEKQGVTPDKLNGTIQNDILKEYIARGTYIFPPGPSMRLITDVFAYCSKNVPNWNTISISGYHIREAGSTAVQEVAFTLADGIAYVQAAIDAGLNVDDFAPRLSFFFNAHLNFFEEIAKFRAARRLWAKIMKERFGAKNPRSWMLRFHTQTAGCSLTAQQPMVNIMRTAFEALSAVLGGTQSLHTNSYDEALALPSDESVLIALRTQQVIGYEIGVGDTVDPLGGSYYIESLTNEIEEKAMAYIKKIDELGGAPEAIEFMQKEIKDSAYRYQMDIESGKKVVIGINKFQMEYEKPKNLLKVDPAVAERQTAKLQALKARRDNQKVKQVLNNLREAASTKENLMPLFIDAVKAYATLGEICDTLREVFGEYRQQIVF, from the coding sequence ATGTTCGAAAAGGAAAAGCTGGAAAGCATCCGGGCGTCGGCCAAGGAATACCGGGAACGGCTGGAAGCCCAGGTAAAAAAAAGACCGGAGAGGCAGGCCGGGTTTGTTACCGATTCGGGTATTGAGATCAAGACCCTGTATACTCCGGAGGATATAGCTGATCTTGATTACGAACGGGATCTCGGCTTTCCGGGTTCTTACCCCTTTACCCGGGGAGTGCAGCCCAACATGTACCGGGGCCGGTTATGGACCATGCGCCAGTATGCCGGTTTCGGTACAGCCGAAGAAACCAACGCCCGTTTCCGCTACCTGCTGGAACAGGGACAGACTGGTTTGAGCGTGGCCTTTGACCTGCCCACCCAAATTGGTTATGATTCGGATCATCCCCTGGCCCGGGGCGAGGTGGGCAAGGTGGGGGTGGCCATTGATTCTTTAGAGGATATGGAAACCCTGTTCGAGGGCATTCCCCTGGACAAGGTGAGCACTTCCATGACCATTAATTCCCCGGCCGCCATCCTGCTGGCCATGTATATTGCCGTGGCAGAAAAGCAGGGAGTTACTCCCGACAAGCTCAACGGGACCATTCAAAATGATATCTTAAAAGAATACATCGCCAGGGGAACCTATATTTTCCCGCCCGGTCCATCCATGCGCCTGATTACCGATGTCTTTGCCTATTGTTCCAAGAATGTTCCCAACTGGAACACCATCAGCATCAGCGGCTATCACATCCGGGAGGCCGGTTCCACGGCGGTGCAGGAAGTGGCCTTTACCCTGGCCGACGGGATTGCCTATGTCCAGGCGGCTATTGATGCCGGCTTAAATGTGGACGATTTTGCTCCCCGCCTGTCCTTCTTCTTTAACGCCCACCTGAACTTCTTCGAGGAAATTGCCAAGTTCCGGGCGGCCAGGCGGCTTTGGGCCAAGATCATGAAGGAGCGATTTGGTGCCAAGAATCCCCGCTCCTGGATGCTGCGCTTCCATACCCAAACTGCCGGTTGCAGCCTGACGGCCCAGCAGCCCATGGTAAACATCATGCGCACGGCCTTTGAGGCCCTGAGCGCAGTGCTGGGTGGTACCCAGTCCCTGCACACCAACTCTTACGACGAAGCCCTGGCCCTGCCCAGCGACGAGTCGGTGCTCATTGCCCTGCGCACCCAGCAGGTGATTGGTTATGAAATTGGCGTTGGCGATACGGTGGATCCCCTGGGCGGTTCATACTATATTGAAAGCCTGACCAATGAAATCGAAGAAAAGGCCATGGCCTATATTAAGAAGATTGACGAGCTAGGCGGTGCTCCTGAGGCCATTGAATTTATGCAGAAAGAAATTAAGGACAGCGCCTACCGCTATCAGATGGACATTGAAAGCGGCAAAAAGGTGGTTATTGGTATTAACAAATTCCAGATGGAGTATGAGAAGCCCAAGAATTTGTTAAAGGTGGATCCGGCAGTAGCGGAACGCCAGACGGCTAAGCTGCAGGCATTGAAGGCCCGCCGGGATAACCAGAAAGTGAAGCAGGTTTTAAACAACCTGCGGGAAGCGGCATCCACGAAGGAAAACTTGATGCCCCTGTTCATTGACGCCGTAAAAGCTTATGCCACCCTGGGAGAAATTTGCGATACCCTGCGGGAAGTCTTTGGCGAGTATCGCCAGCAAATTGTCTTTTAA
- the sucD gene encoding succinate--CoA ligase subunit alpha, which yields MAIIVDEKTNVLVQGITGNQGTFHTKQMLAYGTRIVAGVSPGKGGQTVEGVPVYDTVAAAMENHQIDASVLFIPAPFAKDAAFEAIAAGVRVVVIITEHIPVHDELEIIAFARRRGTIVIGPNTFGIVSSGRCKIGIPPNQFFVPGHIGVVARSGTLTYEIVANLTANGLGQSTVVGLGGDRVVGLSFVDVLAKFEKDPETRAVVLVGEIGGNAEEEASLFIKKMTKPVVAYIAGKSAPPGKRMGHAGAIIERGKGTFEGKVQALTAAGARVATLPFEVPGLIKEALG from the coding sequence GTGGCCATTATAGTTGATGAAAAAACCAATGTTCTGGTTCAGGGGATTACGGGTAACCAGGGCACGTTTCATACCAAGCAGATGCTGGCCTATGGAACGCGGATTGTCGCCGGGGTTTCCCCGGGCAAGGGTGGCCAGACGGTAGAAGGGGTTCCCGTGTATGATACCGTGGCCGCGGCCATGGAAAACCATCAAATTGATGCCTCCGTGCTTTTCATTCCGGCTCCCTTTGCCAAAGATGCCGCTTTTGAAGCCATTGCCGCCGGGGTGCGGGTTGTGGTCATTATTACCGAACATATTCCCGTCCATGATGAACTGGAGATCATTGCTTTTGCCCGGCGACGGGGTACAATAGTGATTGGCCCTAATACCTTTGGGATTGTTTCCTCGGGACGGTGCAAAATTGGCATTCCACCCAACCAGTTCTTCGTGCCGGGCCACATTGGTGTGGTGGCGCGCAGCGGCACCCTTACCTACGAGATCGTGGCCAATCTAACAGCCAACGGTTTAGGACAGTCGACGGTGGTTGGACTGGGTGGTGACCGGGTGGTTGGTTTGTCTTTTGTGGATGTGCTGGCAAAATTCGAGAAGGATCCGGAAACCAGGGCCGTGGTGCTGGTAGGCGAGATTGGGGGGAATGCGGAGGAAGAGGCTTCCCTGTTCATCAAGAAAATGACCAAGCCCGTGGTGGCTTATATTGCCGGGAAGAGCGCCCCTCCCGGTAAACGCATGGGCCATGCCGGGGCAATCATTGAGCGGGGGAAGGGTACCTTTGAGGGCAAGGTACAGGCACTGACGGCTGCCGGTGCCCGGGTGGCTACCCTGCCCTTTGAGGTGCCCGGGTTGATTAAGGAAGCTCTAGGTTGA
- the sucC gene encoding ADP-forming succinate--CoA ligase subunit beta, with protein MKLYEYMGKELFARYGLTVPRGKMVTSPDEVAAVAAEIGAPVVIKSQVLSGKRGKGGGIKFADTPEEAREAAAQVLGMTVQGLKVEMVLVEEKLAIDHEFYVAITVDGAAKAPVLIASAQGGMDIEEVPDEFIVKEHLDVCLGVQPYLCREVCRRLGLTGAVAKEFGRLLPTLYRIFREKDAELVEINPLVLSREKLIAADAKVTIDDEALYRQKDLPVVDDRTEAERQAHALGLSYVQLDGNIAVMANGAGITMGTLDIIQHYGGAPANFLDAGGGTGMEATAKALEILLSTNPRVIFINIFGGITRCDDVAMALVKVKQEKGINVPVVIRLVGTNEEEGVRILRENGIEAYRIMHEAAAKAVELARAQG; from the coding sequence GTGAAACTCTATGAATATATGGGCAAGGAGCTTTTTGCCCGCTACGGTTTGACCGTACCCAGGGGTAAGATGGTCACCTCCCCGGATGAAGTGGCGGCAGTAGCGGCGGAAATCGGGGCACCGGTGGTAATCAAGTCCCAGGTGCTTTCGGGTAAACGGGGTAAGGGGGGCGGGATTAAGTTTGCCGATACCCCGGAAGAGGCTCGCGAGGCGGCTGCCCAGGTTTTGGGCATGACGGTTCAGGGCCTGAAAGTCGAAATGGTCCTGGTGGAAGAAAAGCTGGCCATCGATCATGAGTTTTATGTGGCCATTACCGTAGATGGGGCAGCCAAAGCGCCGGTTTTAATTGCTTCCGCCCAGGGCGGCATGGATATTGAAGAGGTCCCCGACGAATTTATCGTCAAGGAACACCTGGATGTCTGCCTGGGCGTCCAGCCCTATTTGTGCCGGGAAGTTTGCCGCCGGTTGGGTCTAACGGGCGCGGTGGCCAAGGAATTTGGCCGTTTGTTGCCTACCCTTTACCGCATTTTCCGGGAGAAGGACGCCGAACTGGTAGAGATCAACCCGCTGGTGTTGAGCAGGGAAAAATTAATTGCTGCCGATGCCAAGGTAACTATCGATGACGAGGCCCTGTACCGGCAAAAGGATCTGCCCGTGGTAGATGACCGTACCGAGGCCGAACGGCAGGCCCACGCCCTGGGGCTCTCTTACGTCCAGCTGGATGGGAATATTGCCGTGATGGCAAATGGTGCCGGCATTACCATGGGTACCCTGGATATCATCCAGCATTACGGCGGTGCACCAGCCAATTTCCTGGATGCCGGCGGCGGCACCGGGATGGAGGCTACAGCTAAAGCATTAGAAATCCTCCTGTCCACCAATCCCCGGGTGATCTTCATTAACATCTTTGGGGGCATTACCCGGTGTGATGATGTGGCCATGGCACTGGTCAAGGTGAAGCAGGAGAAGGGAATCAATGTTCCGGTAGTCATTCGTTTAGTTGGTACCAACGAAGAAGAGGGTGTACGCATCCTCAGGGAAAATGGCATTGAAGCCTACAGGATCATGCATGAGGCTGCGGCCAAGGCTGTGGAACTGGCCAGGGCCCAGGGTTAA
- a CDS encoding Fe-S-containing hydro-lyase has translation MPQIRLTTPFTDEVVEKLRIGQRVLLNGILYTARDAAHKKMVELLDRGEELPIPIKGQVIYYVGPSPAKPGRVIGSAGPTTSGRMDPYAPRLLALGLKGMIGKGKRSPEVIKAVKQYKAVYFAAVGGAAALLARAIKSCRVVAYPELGPEAIHELVVEDFPVIVVNDVLGGDLYEEGVKIYAGR, from the coding sequence TTGCCTCAAATCAGGCTGACTACCCCGTTTACCGACGAAGTGGTAGAGAAGCTGCGCATTGGTCAGCGGGTCTTGTTAAACGGTATACTCTATACAGCCCGGGACGCGGCCCATAAAAAGATGGTGGAGTTGCTGGACCGAGGGGAAGAACTGCCCATTCCCATCAAGGGGCAGGTTATTTACTATGTGGGACCTTCGCCAGCCAAACCCGGGCGGGTGATAGGTTCAGCGGGTCCTACCACCAGTGGCCGGATGGATCCCTATGCGCCGCGCTTACTTGCCCTGGGTTTGAAGGGTATGATTGGCAAGGGGAAACGCTCTCCGGAAGTAATTAAGGCCGTGAAGCAATACAAGGCCGTTTATTTTGCTGCCGTGGGAGGTGCGGCGGCATTGCTGGCCCGGGCCATTAAATCATGCCGGGTAGTGGCTTACCCGGAACTGGGCCCGGAGGCCATCCACGAGCTGGTGGTGGAGGACTTTCCGGTAATTGTGGTTAATGATGTTCTGGGCGGCGATTTGTACGAAGAAGGAGTCAAAATTTATGCCGGCCGGTAG
- a CDS encoding fumarate hydratase gives MRLVDAATITATVAELCQKANYELGEDVLAAFKEALGQEISLTGKDVLQQLLENARIAREEQVPMCQDTGFAVVFLEVGQEVAITGGNLYEAVNEGVRRGYQEGYLRKSIVDHPLRRKNTGDNTPAVIHTRIVPGDKLKIIVAPKGGGSENMSGLRMLKPAEGVEGVKKFVIEQVRAAGSNPCPPVVVGVGIGGTFEKAALLAKEALLRPLGQPHPDAEIACLERELLEAINNLGIGPQGLGGRTTALAVHVEVFPCHIASLPVAVNINCHASRHKEAIL, from the coding sequence TTGCGACTTGTAGATGCTGCTACCATTACAGCCACGGTAGCCGAATTATGCCAGAAGGCAAACTACGAGCTGGGTGAGGATGTACTGGCGGCATTCAAAGAGGCCCTGGGCCAGGAAATTTCCCTCACGGGCAAGGATGTCCTGCAACAGTTGCTGGAAAATGCCCGTATTGCCCGGGAGGAGCAGGTCCCCATGTGCCAGGATACCGGTTTTGCCGTTGTTTTCCTGGAAGTGGGGCAGGAAGTGGCCATTACCGGGGGGAACCTGTACGAAGCAGTAAACGAAGGGGTGCGCCGGGGGTACCAGGAGGGTTACCTGCGTAAATCCATCGTTGATCACCCCCTGCGCCGCAAAAATACCGGGGATAACACGCCGGCAGTAATTCACACCCGCATTGTTCCCGGTGATAAACTAAAGATCATTGTTGCTCCCAAGGGGGGCGGTAGTGAGAACATGAGCGGCCTGCGCATGCTCAAGCCGGCTGAAGGGGTGGAGGGGGTTAAAAAGTTTGTCATCGAGCAGGTAAGAGCAGCCGGCTCTAATCCCTGTCCGCCCGTGGTGGTGGGTGTGGGGATTGGAGGCACCTTTGAAAAGGCCGCCTTGCTGGCCAAGGAAGCTCTCCTGCGCCCGTTGGGACAACCCCATCCCGATGCCGAGATTGCCTGCCTGGAAAGGGAGCTTTTGGAGGCCATTAATAACCTGGGCATCGGACCACAGGGCCTGGGCGGTCGCACCACTGCTCTGGCGGTGCACGTGGAAGTTTTTCCGTGTCATATAGCGAGCTTGCCGGTGGCAGTAAACATTAACTGCCATGCCAGCCGGCACAAAGAAGCAATACTCTAA